The Salvelinus sp. IW2-2015 linkage group LG15, ASM291031v2, whole genome shotgun sequence genome includes a region encoding these proteins:
- the LOC111973727 gene encoding neurofilament medium polypeptide, whose translation MSYPMDYLYGHGSYSRTPQGHSARPAASLSSSGYHSQPWTTSQRRRPAYSQAASADSLEIFNGDMTRRNEKEILQTLNDRFAGYIDKVRNLELINSNLEQEAAALRQSQTGRATVGEHYQRELGDLRAMVQQLTGEKARTLLEHDHLEEDIQHVRTRLEDEARSREELESAARVMNKYVDESGLARLELDKKLFALQEEAAFLKKNHEDEVAEMLAQIQGAQVRFEARDTIKADVTSALREIRAQLDGHATKSAMQAEGWFKVRMERLADAAHSNTDAIRGAQEEIAEYRRQLQSRTIELETLKGTKDSLERQCMDSEDRHHGDIHSLQETIHQLDGELKSTKWEMASQLREYQELLNVKMALDIEIAAYRKLLEGEETRFLSGPSLFSYSSVHLKLKGEELSDTVILEEQTDETQVTEVTEEGEEEEKGEEEEGEGSEDKGGEEEEGDKEEEEGSEDKGGEEEEGDKEEEEGSEDKGEKEAGEDKEKSKSPEEAASPSKSPTKTPQPKSPAVKSPESKSPPAKSPLPKSPAKSPAPKSPTEKSPQPKSLAVKSPSKSPPSKSPESKSPPPKSPLPKSPEPKSPIQEKAKPPAEDKPAKEEKKEKEQPQPVKEEKKQEPEPKEKEKSESQPKEKAEEKTDKPDPKESKPEETPTPAPPAAALAKPAEEKPAPAKESPTPAKKEDEKQAPSKTDDKPQAELKPAPKESPEKTESKKEKKPEPKEEVKEDKQEASKGSDSTEVKDTKVEGKAEKDEKSSSTEVKEKAMK comes from the exons ATGAGCTACCCAATGGACTACCTCTACGGCCACGGCTCCTATTCCAGGACACCACAGGGACACTCTGCCCGGCCCGccgcttccctctcctcctccggcTACCACTCCCAGCCATGGACGACCTCCCAGCGCCGCCGCCCGGCCTACAGCCAGGCAGCCTCTGCCGACAGCTTGGAAATCTTTAATGGCGACATGACTCGGAGGAACGAGAAGGAGATTCTGCAGACACTCAACGACCGGTTCGCCGGTTACATCGACAAGGTGCGGAACCTCGAGCTGATTAACTCGAATCTGGAGCAGGAAGCGGCTGCGCTGCGACAGAGCCAGACGGGGCGGGCTACCGTGGGAGAGCACTATCAGCGTGAGCTGGGGGACCTGAGGGCTATGGTCCAGCAGTTGACCGGGGAGAAGGCACGCACACTCTTGGAGCATGACCACCTTGAAGAGGACATCCAGCATGTGCGGACCAGGCTCGAGGACGAGGCACGCAGCCGGGAGGAGCTGGAGTCCGCAGCACGCGTCATGAACAAGTATGTGGATGAGTCTGGGCTCGCGCGGCTGGAGCTGGACAAGAAGCTGTTCGCGCTGCAGGAAGAAGCCGCGTTCCTGAAGAAAAACCACGAGGATGAGGTGGCCGAGATGCTCGCACAGATCCAGGGTGCACAGGTGAGGTTCGAGGCTCGAGACACGATCAAGGCGGACGTCACGAGCGCACTGCGGGAGATCCGCGCACAGCTGGATGGCCACGCGACCAAGAGCGCAATGCAGGCAGAGGGATGGTTCAAAG TGCGTATGGAACGGTTGGCGGATGCAGCTCACTCTAACACGGATGCAATCCGCGGTGCCCAAGAGGAGATAGCCGAGTATAGACGGCAGCTGCAGAGCCGCACCATCGAACTGGAGACCCTCAAAGGAACCAAGGACTCTTTGGAGAGACAATGCATGGATAGTGAGGACAGACACCATGGAGATATCCACTCCCTACAG gagaccATCCACCAGCTGGACGGTGAGCTGAAGAGTACTAAGTGGGAGATGGCCAGTCAGCTTAGAGAATACCAGGAGCTGCTGAACGTCAAGATGGCTCTGGACATAGAGATAGCTGCCTACAG GAAGTTGCTGGAAGGGGAGGAGACTAGGTTCCTATCTGGGCCAAGCCTGTTCTCCTACTCCTCCGTTCACCTTAAGCTGAAGGGGGAGGAGCTCTCAGACACAGTCATACTGGAGGAACAGACGGATGAGACACAGGTCACTGAGGtgacagaggaaggagaggaagaggagaagggtgaagaggaagagggggaaggatCTGAGgataagggaggagaggaggaagagggtgataaggaggaagaggaaggatcTGAGgataagggaggagaggaggaagagggtgataaggaggaagaggaaggatcTGAGGATAAGGGGGAAAAGGAGGCAGGTGAGGATAAAGAGAAGTCTAAGTCACCTGAGGAGGCTGCTTCTCCATCTAAGTCTCCCACCAAAACCCCCCAGCCCAAATCTCCCGCCGTCAAATCCCCTGAATCCAAATCACCCCCAGCCAAATCTCCCCTCCCCAAATCACCCGCCAAGTCTCCGGCCCCCAAATCTCCCACAGAGAAATCTCCCCAGCCCAAATCCCTGGCTGTGAAATCACCATCTAAATCTCCCCCTAGCAAATCCCCAGAGTCTAAGTCCCCTCCTCCCAAGTCCCCCCTCCCCAAGTCTCCTGAACCCAAGTCCCCCATCCAGGAGAAGGCCAAGCCCCCTGCAGAAGACAAACCAGccaaggaggagaagaaagagaaggaacaACCCCAGCCTGtaaaagaggagaagaaacagGAGCCAGAAcccaaggagaaagagaagagtgagagCCAGCCTAAAGAGAAGGCTGAGGAGAAGACAGACAAACCAGATCCCAAGGAGAGCAAGCCAGAGGAGACCCCAACACCTGCCCCTCCTGCCGCCGCCTTGGCCAAGCCTGCAGAGGAGAAGCCCGCCCCCGCCAAGGAGAGCCCCACCCCTGCTAAGAAGGAAGATGAGAAACAGGCCCCATCCAAAACAGACGACAAACCTCAGGCAGAGTTGAAGCCTGCCCCCAAAGAATCAccagagaaaacagagagcaagaaagagaagaaaccAGAGCCCaaagaggaggtgaaggaggacaAGCAGGAGGCCTCTAAAGGGTCCGACAGTACAGAGGTGAAGGATACGAAGGTGGAAGGGAAGGCAGAGAAGGACGAAAAGTCCTCCAGCACTGAGGTCAAAGAGAAAGCCATGAAGTGA